In the Endozoicomonas sp. SCSIO W0465 genome, TATCTGCTGATCAGCCATATGCTGGCTACCAACATGATGATCCTGATGTGGGAAGGCGACATTTTTCACACTGTCTCCTGGCTGGTGGGGGATCCGGGACACTGGCTCATTCTGATGACAGCACTGGTGCTGGTTACCAGTATTATCAGCTATCGATCCCTGGCACTTCTACCGATCCACACCCCCAAAACGGACCGATTGATTATTTCACTAAGCACCGTTGGAATGGCTCTCGTCATTTATGGGATCACCTCAGAAATCACCACATCTGAAGCAACGATAAAACTGGCTGGCTATGCACTTCTGGCAAGCTTCACTCTGGTTGTCCTGGCAACTGCCTATTGTCTCTACAATGGTATTCGTCCGGCAAAAATAACCCTTCCTTCAGCGCTTGCCATGCTCCTTCTACTCTCATGGTCATGGTATACCGACGCATGGCCAAGAAGCTTACCAACCTACCCTGAACTTATACTCCTCTCTTTTCATGCCGCTCTGCTGCCTCTGTTTTACTGGCATGGCCACCAGCAGAACCTGCATCACCGGATGTCGGTTAATGCCATCGCTCCTACCAACAGAAAGCGTCGTATATTTGAGACAGCACTCCGGGAACATCTGCAAAACCCGGACTCACCACTCTCAGACAATGATATGATCCAGAGAGTACTGGCGACCTTCGAAGATGTATTACCACGGGTTCCTGCCATGGTACTCTGCCACCAGCAGGATGAATGGCACTTTTCCCTCGGAGAAACAACTGACTACTCTAAAACCGCTGACAATTTGGCCCAACAGCTTCCCGATATCGGAGACGACTTGCTCAGTGTGATCTCTTCAGGTACTGAAACAAAAATTAATTTTAAAGACCAGTTTGGAACCATTTACTGGGTATTCCCCCTGAGCATAGATGCCGGGAATAAAGTCCTCATGGTACTGGCCCCCTCCAGACATCACCGCAATGCCATAACCTGGCAAACCGCCAGCGATATCAGCAACCATACGTGCACTCTTTTTCAGGCCAATCGACAATCTCTCTTCTGGCAACAACAGGCCAGACTTGACCCACTGACCGGATTACTGAACCGTCGGGCCTTCTGCCAGGAAGCTGAACCTATTATCCAGGCTTTCCTTAAGCAAGACGCCATTCAACCATGCTGTGCCCTGTTTATAGACATTGACAACTTCAAACAACTTAATGACCAGCAGGGCCACAACGCCGGAGACCAGATACTTAAGACAACGGCACTTAGCTGCCGCAAGTCGCTCAGGCATCAAGACATACTGGGGCGTTACGGGGGAGAAGAGTTTGTTGCATTATTACCCAATACCAAGCCCTGGCAGGCATTTCGTGTTGCTGAACGAATGAGAATCGCCATTGCCAGTGAACATGCAAAAAACAATCAGTGGACTAACTGTCAGCCCACAACCGTCAGCATCGGTATTTCTGCCCTGTCCGGAGATGTGAACTCTTTGGGCAGAATAATCGAGGAAGCGGATACCGCAATGTACCAGGCAAAGCAGAAAGGTAAAAACCGGACATCAATCAGCACAAGCCTCAATGATGTTCGTATTCCACAGCCCTGAGTATTCATCATGATTACACAGGTTAATCATTGTTTAATCACTGCTTTCATCAGATAGGAGGCAGAGGGGATTTCGGTCCCTGCTTCCCTCAAAAACGAACGATCATTTAGCGCCCTTCATTTTTTCTGTCACCATAAGACAAATAACAGCAATCTTTTCACTCTTGCTTTTTCAAATACGGCTCTTGGAGATCAGCAAAAAGGTCTGAGATTCCAAAAAGAATCAATTTCCAGAAAATGACTTTAATCATAAAAAATGAGTGTTAACCAAGCAATGTAAAATCAACTGTAGGCAAAATAAAAAAAACACTTTTTATAATGAGCAAAAACATTTCAACCATTTGCAAAAAGGAAACGCTTCCCCCTGGTCAGCAAACGTTTAAAAATCAGAAAGACGATCGTACATTTACATATGACCCGCACAAGGAAAGCCTTATATAATTTTGATAATTTAACTTTCTTCCGTCAGGTTAACTCGAAAATGTCGAAAGGAACCGGCCTTCATAACAACGCTCCCGATAAGAAAGAGCCACAGAAAAAGAAGCTGGAAAATGTTGACCTGAAACTGGAAGGACGTGACCTGCGCTGGCTCGAGAAAGTGGCCAGATCGCCGCACCAGGAGCCCTGGAGCGTCACCATACTGCAATACGCCTGGACTGCCGGTCCCGTCACCCTGATGGCTGCCTATTTTGGTCATTATTTTGCCTACGGGGTCATGATGCCCCTTGAGCGGACTTTTTATTTCCTGGGCTACTCCGTTATCGCCGTGGCACTGGGTATCGGTTATCGACTGTTTCACAACATGACCCACGGCCGGCAACTGGCGAGAGACCGGATAAATCTCCTCAGCCTGATCGACCAGATTCCTGAGCTGATCTACCAGGTCCGGGATCTTGGTCAGGTGAATATGCCCGAAGAGCAGCGTCGTATTCATTCTGCGGGCATTCTTCTGCGCAAGCTTGATCTCGGCCCTGAGTGGGTTTCAACCGCCGTTGAAGATCTGACCGGTAACCAGCAACTGGCCAAACAGGCAGAGCGCATTGAAATATTCCGTCGCGCCGGCCTTTACAGCCGTATGCAGGACATTATCGAAGAAGCCAGGGAAGAAACCGATAAGGCGTGGCTCTCTCAATGAGAACCACCCACGGACCGCCGAAGCGCTGAAAAAGCGCCTTAATGGCGTGGTTGCCCGCCCCCACGATGGACAGAAACGGGAGCCTCTCTTTATAGAGCGGATCCTTTCCGCCATAGAGGAAGGCAATGAAAACCTGATGACCCTCCACGACGTGGAAGAGATACTGACCCTCTGTTTCGAACTGATCTGCGGCCGGGAAATTGCCTACCTGAAAATTGAGTACACCGGCCACTGGGACCTTGCCAGGGCCCTGGATAAGCTTGAGGAAGAACGCAATGACCTGCGCATCAGTCGTGCCAGGGTATACTCACGTTTAAAGGCATTAACCACCTACCTGAATAACATCGGGATTCCTTCAGAAATTGGCAGTGGTAACGGGCTAAGCACCCACAAGCTGCTGGCCATCGCAACAAAATCCCTGGACAGTCTCAGCCTTCAGGTTCACGAAGCGCGTCAGCTGACCCTTTCCAGCCCCCAGAAAAAAGGGGCAAAAAAACACCTGTTAACACTGACATCGAAGAGCCAGCAGCTGGAAAAAGCGCTCCAGATCTACAATGAAAGCCACAGGGCTTACCTGAAACAGGGGCGTGACAGCCTGCAATTAAAGCGCGCCCTGCAGAACTGGCAGAAACTCTCCAGTAAATATCAGCATCAGAACAATGAAAACCTGAAACGCAGTCTGACCATATCGGAACAGACCATTTTACTGGATGAAGAGGATAAGGCAGAAGTCACTCAACGTATTCGGCAATACCTCCATGAGTCACCGGACTTACCCAAAGCCCTGCTTGAAACGCTGCCGACAGGTGAAAACAGCCAGCAAAGCCCGGAACAGCAAGACGGTGAAAAAAACCTGACCGAAGCCGTGGCCCGTGATCTTGCCATTGAGATCGCGACCATTCTTGACCCCTACATTCATCTGCACGATCCACAAATCCAAAGGGCCATCGAAAGTGCCAATGCCATCAGTCTGGCCAATATTGAGCCGGGGATGAGTGCCCGAACCAAAGCCGCCTGGGGAGAAGCGATGGCCAGCGCCGTGGACAAGAACCTCGCGGCCAGTGCTGAGAAACTGGCACAAAACCTGATCCGTTATTACCGGGTGCCACTGAGTGACCAGACCATTAACTTTCTGGTGAAAACCTATAATGCCAGCCTGGAAAGGCTGCAGTTTATTGCCCGTTACGAGACACCTCTGAGTGCTTCCTATTCTCTGGATAATGTCTCAGCCATGGAAGTTCCACAGCCAAAAGATAACTGGCACATTAACCTTTACAACGCCAAAAAAACCATTACCCGTTTGAGCTTAAAAGGCATGGCATAAGCAGTGATCCAAAGCTTACAGTGGTTCGTACTGCCACCCACAGAGCAATAAGCCAAACAGCATGCGGTATACCGAAATCTACCTAATTTTTTACATAAGGTACCATCGTTTGCTGTTTACTTATTGCCCAGAACCACTATCAATAGCTCGCTGATTTCACCGAAAGCCTTTTTTCACTCAAGGCCATGGGAACCGGAACACTCCCCGATTCCCGCCACCCTGATGGGAGCCGCTGGCTGAAGCCACAATTACGTTCTATGATGCAGGTAGCCGGGCGTATCTCCAATTTTATCTATGGAGGAGTCGTATGATTCTGGAAGAAGTCATAGATCTCTCGCGCTTTCAATTTGCCATTACTGCGCTCTATCATTTTCTATTTGTGCCACTGACCATTGGCATGACCTTTATCCTTGCCATTATGGAATCCGTCTATGTCATGACGGGTAAACAGATCTACAAGGACATGACCCGGTTCTGGGGAAAACTCTTTGGTATCAACTTTGCCGTGGGTGTCGCTACTGGTCTGACCATGGAGTTCCAGTTTGGTACCAACTGGTCTTACTACTCCCACTACGTTGGCGATATTTTCGGCGCACCACTGGCCATTGAAGCCCTGATGGCCTTCTTCCTGGAATCCACTTTCGTGGGTATGTTCTTCTTCGGTTGGGACCGGCTAAGTAAAGTACAGCATCTGGCCTGTACCTGGTTGATGGCCATCGGCACCAATCTTTCGGCGCTCTGGATTCTGATTGCCAACGCCTGGATGCAGAACCCGGTCGGTGCCGAGTTCAACTTTGAAACCATGCGCATGGAGATGACCAGCTTTGCCGACCTGGTGTTCAACCCGGTGGCCCAGGTCAAGTTCATCCATACGGTAGCGGCGGGTTATACCACGGGCGCTATTTTCGTCCTGTCCATTTCTGCCTACTACCTGCTGAACCATCGCGATATCGGCTTTGCCCGCCGCTCGTTTGCCGTGGCTTCCGGGTTTGGTCTGGCGGCCATTCTGTCCGTTATTCTCCTGGGTGACGAATCCGGCTATGAGCTGGGCGATGTTCAGGAGGTAAAACTGGCCGCCATTGAAGCGGAATGGGACACCCACCCGGCACCGGCCAGCTTCACCGTGATCGGGATTCCTGACCAGGAAAAGATGGAAACCGATTACGCCATCAAGATTCCTTACCTGATGGGCATTATTGCCACCCGCTCTCTGGATGAAGAAGTGACGGGTATCAAAGACCTGATTGAAAACAAGATCGTCCGCATCAAGAGCGGTATGGTCGCCTATGACCTGCTGCAGAAACTGAAAAACGGTGAAGACACCCCTGAAAACCGGGCCGCCTTCCTGGAAGTGGTGGACGACCTTGGCTATGGCCTGTTGCTGACCCGTTATACCGATAACATCCCTGCAGCCAACGATGCAATGATCCGTCAGGCGGCAGAAGATGCTATTCCAACAGTATGGCCACTGTTCTTCTCTTTCCGCATCATGGTTGGCTGCGGCGTCCTGATGCTGCTGCTGCTGGTGACGGCCTTTGTAAAAACGGCCCGTCGTAATGAATACAAGAGCCGCTTCTTCCTGAAGCTCTGCCTCTGGTCCCTGCCTCTGCCCTGGATTGCCAGTGAAATGGGCTGGTTTGTGGCGGAATACGGTCGTCAGCCCTGGTCTATATCCGGTATTCTGCCCACCTACCTGTCGGCGTCCACCCGGACGGTCACTGACTTGTACCTGAGTATTGCCGGTTTCACCCTGTTCTACGGTATTTTTGCCATCGTTGAAGTCTGGCTGCTGGTGAAATATTCCAAACTTGGCCCAAGCAGCCTGCATACCGGTCGTTACCACTTCGAGCAACAGCAGGCTCTAGCCGATGATGCTTCAGTTTCTGACAGTCCCCTCCAGGGCAAAGCATAAGGAGCGAAGACCATGGATTATGAAATTCTCCGATTTATCTGGTGGGTACTGATCGGCGTCCTGTTTATCGGTTTTGCCATTATGGATGGCTACGATCTGGGTACAGCCAACCTCCTGCCATTCATGAGCAAAAACGACACTGAACGTCGTATCATGATTAATGCGGTTGCTCCCCACTGGGACGGAAACCAGGTCTGGCTGATCACCGCCGGTGGTGCACTGTTTGCCGCCTGGCCGACCGTCTATGCGACCGCCTTCTCCGGCTTCTACTGGGCCATGGTTCTGGTACTTTTTGCCCTGTTGATTCGCCCCATGGCCTTTGACTACCGCTCAAAACTGCCTGACCCACGCTGGCGTAATGCCTGGGACTGGGGACTGTTTATCAGTGGCATCGTCCCATCCCTCGTGTTTGGCGTTGGCTTTGGCAATATCTTTGTCGGCTTCGGCTTTGAGCTGGACGGCTTTATGCGCTCCAGCTTCTCAGGCTCATTCTTTGATCTGCTCAACCCATTCTCGCTATTGTGCGGCGTTGTCAGTGCATCCATGCTGACCATGCAGGGCGCAGTCTGGCAGAAAATGCGTTCTGGCGACCCTATCCGTCACCGTGCGGCTACTGTCGCCCGCTACTCTGCCCTGCTGACCATGGTGGCCTTTGCCATGGGTGGTTTCTGGGTTGCTCACATCAACGGATACCAGGTCACCAGCATTCTGGACACCAATGCACCATCCAACCCACTGGAAAAAACCGTCATGCTTGCCCAGGGTGCCTGGCTGAATAACTACAGCCAATACCCGATCATGATGATTGCCCCGGTGCTCGGCTTCCTGGGCACCCTTGGCGTCATAATCTTCTCCGGCACCCGACAGGATGGGCTTAACTTCACCTGCTCATCACTGGCACAGGCCGGCATCATCATGACCGCCGGGTTCAGCCTGTTCCCGTTTGTACTGACTTCCAGTACCGACCCATCCTTCAGCCTGACACTCTGGGACGCAACCTCAAGCTTTATGACGCTGGCCATCATGACCGGTGTAGCCGTTGTGTTTGTTCCCATCATCCTTGGCTACACCATCTGGTGTTTCTACAAGCTCTGGGGCCGCATGACCGCTGAGCGCATTGAACAAGAAAGTCATTCACTTTACTGAGAGGGAACTGAACAATGTGGTATTTTGCCTGGATCCTTGGTGTGCTTCTGGCTTGTGCTTTCGGGATTATTAATGTGATGTGGTACGAATTTCATTCAGACCATTTTGATAATGAAATCAATGAGTTAGACTGATAGAAAAAATTTTAGGTTACAATTTGATTGTAACCTAAGCCTCAAAAACGGTACCAAATCGTACCTTCACTGCATTTCGTAGTGAATGTTATACCGGAAAAATGGTACCGTTGCTTTTGTATCTTTTTGGTACTTCTTCATTTTTGGTAAGCCTATTTTGTGAGCAGGCTTCCTCCCCCCGTTACTATCCTTATGCCAGTTGTACTCCAACAGATAAAAAACTGACCTCCCCCTTTCCACTTCGCTAAGCACGACTATCGTCTAGCTCTTCTCGTGGGTACAATGATTCGTTATATATAAATTCCTCATTCGAGCTATCTGGACCCACGCTCCCCTGCGTCAATAAAAGACAACGGTAAAATCCACGGGCGGTAGCGTACCCGCAGTTTGAAAAAAACATGGCCTTATGCAGATCACACCACACCAAGCCAAATATTTCGCCTATGAACTAACCCGACAACACGCTGGCAATGGTGTTGATCGACTCTCTCAATCGTTATTCGATGCCAGTGTAGACCTTAATCCACATCAGATTAATGCCGCACTGTTCACTCTCAGCAATCCATTAAGTCAGGGAGTTGTTCTGGCGGATGAAGTCGGCTTGGGTAAAACCATCGAAGCCGGCTTGGTGCTGTGCCAACATTGGGCAGAACGTAAAAGACGAATCCTGATTATCTGCCCGGCGTCATTGCGCAGACAGTGGGCTCAAGAGCTGCTCGACAAATTCAATCTGCCGTCACAGATTCTCGATGCCAAAACCTGGAAGCAATTAGAAAAAGAAGGCGTCAGTAATCCGCTGAGCAATGGCGAAGTGGTCATCATGTCTTACCACTACGCAGCAAGGCTGGAAACTCAATTATTGATTGAACCCTGGCACCTGGTGGTTATTGACGAAGCCCACAAACTGCGAAACGCTCACCGCTCCAGCAACAAAATGGGGCAGTCCCTTAAACGGGCTCTGCAGGGACGAAAAAAACTGCTATTAACAGCGACACCACTCCAGAACTCCCTGATGGAGCTGTATGGCCTATCCACCCTGATCGATGAACACATGTTTGGTGATGATAAAGTCTTTCGCCACAACTATGTTAATGACAACGGTTCTATATTAGAGCTTAAACAGCGCCTGAAAGGCTTCATTCACAGAACCCTTCGTAAGGATGTACTGGAGTATATCCGTTATACCCAACGTAAAACCGTGACCGTCCCATTTACCCCTTCACCGGATGAACAACGGCTCTATAACGGCATCACAGCCCTGCTGGAGAAAGAAGATAGTTACGCCCTTCCACACCGACAACGCCATCTCACTGGTTTGATCTTGCGGAAGCTATTAGCTTCCAGTACGTCTGCAGTACTCAATACGCTGTATACCATCAAAGGTCGTTTGGAAAACCTTCAGCAAGGTGGTCAGAACTCTACCGACCTGGTAACCACCTGGGTTGATAGCGATGATCTTGAACAGGAGTAT is a window encoding:
- a CDS encoding diguanylate cyclase, producing the protein MFLILLLSLSSSLSADPIYLSGDEAITDLQLVPVDPPPDFFKSSLPNEESPLKWYRLDIELSPYSPHDWLMVFRQVPHKKLDVFLPVNNGYQLKKMGIDGSLSGSAPNTIKLELKPGETKTWYIRHDQIALNSLNPELWPSLNYYETLNEQQTATSSIQTLLIVTLIFIFMTLRKRTPTLYLLISHMLATNMMILMWEGDIFHTVSWLVGDPGHWLILMTALVLVTSIISYRSLALLPIHTPKTDRLIISLSTVGMALVIYGITSEITTSEATIKLAGYALLASFTLVVLATAYCLYNGIRPAKITLPSALAMLLLLSWSWYTDAWPRSLPTYPELILLSFHAALLPLFYWHGHQQNLHHRMSVNAIAPTNRKRRIFETALREHLQNPDSPLSDNDMIQRVLATFEDVLPRVPAMVLCHQQDEWHFSLGETTDYSKTADNLAQQLPDIGDDLLSVISSGTETKINFKDQFGTIYWVFPLSIDAGNKVLMVLAPSRHHRNAITWQTASDISNHTCTLFQANRQSLFWQQQARLDPLTGLLNRRAFCQEAEPIIQAFLKQDAIQPCCALFIDIDNFKQLNDQQGHNAGDQILKTTALSCRKSLRHQDILGRYGGEEFVALLPNTKPWQAFRVAERMRIAIASEHAKNNQWTNCQPTTVSIGISALSGDVNSLGRIIEEADTAMYQAKQKGKNRTSISTSLNDVRIPQP
- a CDS encoding cytochrome ubiquinol oxidase subunit I; this encodes MILEEVIDLSRFQFAITALYHFLFVPLTIGMTFILAIMESVYVMTGKQIYKDMTRFWGKLFGINFAVGVATGLTMEFQFGTNWSYYSHYVGDIFGAPLAIEALMAFFLESTFVGMFFFGWDRLSKVQHLACTWLMAIGTNLSALWILIANAWMQNPVGAEFNFETMRMEMTSFADLVFNPVAQVKFIHTVAAGYTTGAIFVLSISAYYLLNHRDIGFARRSFAVASGFGLAAILSVILLGDESGYELGDVQEVKLAAIEAEWDTHPAPASFTVIGIPDQEKMETDYAIKIPYLMGIIATRSLDEEVTGIKDLIENKIVRIKSGMVAYDLLQKLKNGEDTPENRAAFLEVVDDLGYGLLLTRYTDNIPAANDAMIRQAAEDAIPTVWPLFFSFRIMVGCGVLMLLLLVTAFVKTARRNEYKSRFFLKLCLWSLPLPWIASEMGWFVAEYGRQPWSISGILPTYLSASTRTVTDLYLSIAGFTLFYGIFAIVEVWLLVKYSKLGPSSLHTGRYHFEQQQALADDASVSDSPLQGKA
- the cydB gene encoding cytochrome d ubiquinol oxidase subunit II; the protein is MDYEILRFIWWVLIGVLFIGFAIMDGYDLGTANLLPFMSKNDTERRIMINAVAPHWDGNQVWLITAGGALFAAWPTVYATAFSGFYWAMVLVLFALLIRPMAFDYRSKLPDPRWRNAWDWGLFISGIVPSLVFGVGFGNIFVGFGFELDGFMRSSFSGSFFDLLNPFSLLCGVVSASMLTMQGAVWQKMRSGDPIRHRAATVARYSALLTMVAFAMGGFWVAHINGYQVTSILDTNAPSNPLEKTVMLAQGAWLNNYSQYPIMMIAPVLGFLGTLGVIIFSGTRQDGLNFTCSSLAQAGIIMTAGFSLFPFVLTSSTDPSFSLTLWDATSSFMTLAIMTGVAVVFVPIILGYTIWCFYKLWGRMTAERIEQESHSLY
- the cydX gene encoding cytochrome bd-I oxidase subunit CydX, with the translated sequence MWYFAWILGVLLACAFGIINVMWYEFHSDHFDNEINELD